A region of Silurus meridionalis isolate SWU-2019-XX chromosome 13, ASM1480568v1, whole genome shotgun sequence DNA encodes the following proteins:
- the mafa gene encoding transcription factor Maf, producing MTSEMALSSGELPTSPLAMEYVNDFDLMKFEVKKEPAETERVGLTQCGRLLAGGSLSSTPMSTPCSSVPPSPSFSAPSPGSGGEPKAHLEDFYWMGGYVQQQQQQQQQQQHQHQHQHQPQAPQQQQQQQQQAPLNAEALGFGSEDAMEALISSAHQLHAFDGYARAQQFAGAEEVGPAAAVVSAVIAATAPHQHHQHHHQQHHQHHHHHGGSGAHPSGASSNHSHNHHHHHPQQHQEQQHGLGSADDRFSDEQLVTMSVRELNRQLRGVSKEEVIRLKQKRRTLKNRGYAQSCRFKRVQQRHVLEGEKTQLIQQVEHLKQEISRLVRERDAYKEKYEKLVVGSGFRESGSSSDNNPSSPEFFM from the coding sequence ATGACGTCCGAGATGGCGCTGAGCTCCGGCGAGCTGCCCACCAGCCCTCTCGCCATGGAGTACGTGAACGACTTCGACCTGATGAAGTTCGAGGTGAAGAAGGAGCCGGCGGAGACCGAGCGCGTTGGTCTGACCCAGTGCGGGCGCCTGCTCGCCGGAGGCTCCCTTTCGTCGACGCCGATGAGTACACCGTGCAGCTCGGTGCCGCCCTCTCCGAGCTTCTCGGCGCCTAGTCCCGGATCAGGGGGCGAGCCTAAAGCGCACTTGGAGGACTTTTACTGGATGGGTGGCTAcgttcagcagcagcagcagcaacagcagcagcagcagcaccaacaccaacaccaacatcaaccTCAAGCtccacagcagcagcagcagcagcagcagcaggcgCCCCTGAACGCAGAGGCGCTCGGCTTCGGCTCGGAGGACGCCATGGAGGCGCTGATCAGCAGCGCGCACCAGCTGCACGCCTTCGATGGCTACGCGCGGGCGCAGCAGTTTGCCGGCGCCGAGGAAGTCGGGCCGGCCGCCGCCGTGGTCTCGGCCGTGATCGCAGCCACGGCGcctcaccaacaccaccaacaccaccaccagcagcaccaccagcaccatcaccatcacGGCGGCAGCGGCGCGCATCCATCCGGCGCCTCAAGCAACCACAGTcacaaccatcaccatcatcatccgcAGCAGCACCAAGAGCAGCAGCACGGACTCGGGAGCGCGGACGATCGCTTCTCGGACGAGCAGCTCGTCACCATGTCGGTGCGCGAGCTGAACCGGCAGCTGCGCGGCGTCAGCAAGGAGGAGGTGATCCGCCTGAAGCAGAAGCGGCGGACGCTGAAGAACCGCGGCTACGCGCAGTCGTGCCGCTTCAAGCGAGTCCAGCAGCGGCACGTGCTCGAGGGCGAGAAGACGCAGCTGATTCAGCAGGTCGAGCACCTCAAGCAGGAGATCTCGCGCCTCGTGCGCGAGCGCGACGCCTACAAGGAGAAGTACGAGAAGCTCGTGGTGGGCAGCGGCTTCCGCGAGAGCGGTTCGAGCAGCGACAACAACCCGTCGTCGCCGGAGTTTTTCATGTGA